One stretch of Dethiosulfovibrio peptidovorans DNA includes these proteins:
- a CDS encoding transcriptional regulator: MERSEVLREITGFWGLPPTALERVASVAVIKRRRKKEILFAQGDPGEGCFVVVTGQVKIYKMSSEGKEVIFRICRPGDLFAQVTLFSEGCYPASAQALSDCELLLFPRVTFLELIGKEPQLALSMLGSLSMRMRQLTTQIEGLALKEVPGRLATYLIYLHEKQGSPDAVVLESSKGQLAAILGTTPETLSRIFANMTERGLLRVERSTVLLINRPALLDLAEQGRYEGR; this comes from the coding sequence ATGGAGAGGTCAGAGGTGCTTCGTGAGATAACGGGATTTTGGGGCCTTCCTCCGACGGCTCTGGAACGAGTGGCCTCGGTTGCTGTGATCAAACGACGTCGAAAGAAAGAGATCCTCTTTGCTCAGGGAGACCCTGGGGAAGGTTGTTTCGTGGTGGTTACGGGACAGGTCAAGATCTACAAAATGTCTTCAGAGGGGAAGGAGGTTATTTTTCGTATCTGCCGGCCTGGCGATCTTTTTGCCCAGGTCACCCTGTTTTCAGAAGGGTGCTACCCCGCTTCGGCCCAAGCCCTATCCGACTGCGAGCTTTTGCTCTTTCCCAGGGTTACTTTTTTGGAACTCATTGGTAAGGAGCCTCAACTGGCTCTCTCGATGCTTGGGAGCTTGTCCATGAGGATGCGGCAGCTTACGACTCAGATTGAGGGGCTGGCCCTCAAGGAAGTGCCCGGTCGATTAGCCACCTACTTGATATACCTGCACGAGAAGCAAGGGAGTCCCGATGCTGTGGTTCTGGAGAGCTCGAAGGGACAGCTGGCCGCGATTCTGGGGACCACACCGGAGACCCTGTCCCGTATCTTTGCCAATATGACTGAACGGGGGCTCCTGCGGGTGGAGCGATCTACCGTACTCTTGATCAATAGACCGGCCCTGCTCGATTTGGCTGAGCAGGGCCGGTATGAAGGTCGATAA
- a CDS encoding hydroxylamine reductase encodes MFCFQCQECARNTGCTVQGVCGKKESTAILQDLLLYILKGIGIWGMMANELEVLEDQDGQIMAEGLFATITNANWDDDRFVQMIGEALIHRDTLKNRTLKAYRERYGRDFDKVVHDAATWIPSDQESFFSKAQEVGVLSTKDEDVRSLREMLIIGLKGIAAYTDHASILGYRDHSIELFFMEAMASTTEDRTTDDMVRLIMKAGEVAVTSMALLDRANTETYGHPEITSVNLGVRSNPAILISGHDLRDLEELLKQTEGTGVDVYTHGEMLPAHYYPFFKQYDHFVGNYGNAWWQQNDEFEAFNGAILMTTNCLVPLRSKDTYGDRLFTTGMTGYPGIIHIPDRKGDKPKDFSDVIAKAKGCPPPTELETGSIVGGFAHNQVMALADKVVEAVTSGAIKRFIVMAGCDGRHKSRAYYTDVAVALPQDTVILTAGCAKYRYNKLNLGDIGGIPRVLDAGQCNDSYSLAMIALKLKEIFGLNDINDLPISYDIAWYEQKAVAVLLALLFLGVKNIRLGPTLPGFLSPNVAKLLVETFEIKGIETVESDVSAIMVG; translated from the coding sequence ATGTTTTGCTTTCAATGTCAGGAATGTGCCCGAAACACGGGATGCACCGTTCAGGGAGTTTGCGGGAAAAAAGAAAGCACCGCCATCCTCCAGGACTTATTGCTTTACATCCTGAAAGGAATCGGAATCTGGGGAATGATGGCCAACGAACTGGAGGTGCTTGAGGACCAGGATGGCCAGATAATGGCCGAAGGGCTTTTCGCCACCATTACCAACGCTAACTGGGATGATGATCGATTCGTCCAGATGATAGGCGAAGCCCTGATCCATCGGGATACCCTGAAAAACCGCACTCTCAAAGCATACCGGGAACGTTACGGACGTGATTTCGACAAAGTCGTTCACGACGCTGCGACCTGGATACCTTCCGATCAGGAATCCTTTTTCAGTAAAGCCCAAGAGGTCGGTGTCTTGTCCACAAAAGACGAGGATGTTCGCTCTCTCAGGGAAATGCTCATCATCGGACTCAAGGGGATCGCCGCCTACACCGACCACGCCTCGATTTTGGGATACCGGGATCATTCCATCGAATTGTTCTTTATGGAGGCCATGGCCTCCACAACGGAGGATCGAACTACCGACGATATGGTGAGGTTGATCATGAAGGCCGGAGAGGTAGCGGTTACCTCCATGGCACTACTGGATCGAGCCAACACAGAGACCTACGGTCACCCAGAGATCACATCGGTGAATCTGGGCGTCCGGTCCAACCCAGCGATTCTCATCAGCGGGCACGACCTTCGAGATCTGGAAGAGCTGCTGAAGCAAACCGAGGGAACCGGTGTGGACGTCTACACTCACGGAGAGATGCTTCCAGCGCATTACTACCCATTCTTTAAACAGTACGACCATTTCGTGGGGAACTACGGCAACGCCTGGTGGCAACAGAACGACGAATTCGAGGCCTTCAACGGTGCGATCCTCATGACCACTAACTGCCTGGTTCCCCTCCGTTCCAAAGACACCTACGGCGACCGCCTGTTCACCACAGGCATGACAGGGTATCCCGGAATCATTCACATCCCTGACCGAAAAGGCGACAAACCGAAGGATTTCTCCGACGTGATAGCCAAAGCTAAGGGGTGTCCGCCACCCACCGAACTGGAGACCGGAAGCATCGTAGGAGGTTTCGCCCATAACCAGGTCATGGCCTTAGCCGACAAGGTCGTGGAAGCCGTTACCTCGGGAGCCATCAAGCGGTTCATCGTCATGGCCGGATGCGACGGGCGCCACAAGTCCCGAGCATACTACACCGACGTAGCTGTGGCATTGCCACAGGACACGGTGATTTTGACAGCAGGGTGTGCCAAGTACCGATATAACAAACTGAACCTCGGCGACATCGGAGGTATCCCGCGAGTTCTGGACGCTGGTCAGTGCAATGACTCCTACTCCCTGGCCATGATTGCTCTGAAGCTCAAGGAGATCTTCGGTCTGAATGACATAAACGACCTGCCTATCTCCTATGATATCGCCTGGTACGAACAAAAGGCCGTCGCCGTGCTCCTGGCCTTATTGTTCCTGGGGGTGAAAAATATCCGCCTAGGGCCTACCCTACCAGGTTTTCTCTCACCTAATGTAGCCAAGCTCTTGGTAGAGACCTTCGAAATTAAGGGCATTGAGACCGTGGAAAGCGACGTATCAGCTATAATGGTGGGTTAA
- a CDS encoding beta-aspartyl-peptidase codes for MPPAVLIAGGIVLEPRELGVRDILIAGGIILAMEPKIDQRAVETLFPDIRILDVSGLLVTPGLIDQHNHFNGAGGEGGPAFRTPPAQLSSFVRAGITGAVGLLGTDGFSRSLTELLAKARGLEVEGLSTWIYTGSYQIPSPTITGSVGRDLTVIDKVIGVKIALSDHRSPHPTTDELRRLISDVRVAGLLSGKPGVVCIHMGSEPSMLEPLREALSGLDIPWRHLLPTHVSRTKELLADAIRLVKDGGYADITADKKTPAAIESFVRAGADMERVTLSSDGNGSMPRFSERGEFLGMGIGSPDSLLRAIRTTLEAKIVSRETAFSMVTANVAKQLGLNGKGHIAPGYHADLAVLSPELELYHLIGKGQFMMKNKKILRRGTFEI; via the coding sequence ATACCTCCGGCGGTTCTTATCGCCGGAGGTATCGTCTTAGAACCTCGGGAACTCGGAGTTCGAGATATACTGATAGCAGGCGGCATCATCCTGGCCATGGAACCCAAGATCGATCAGAGGGCTGTCGAAACCCTGTTCCCTGATATCCGCATCCTGGACGTCTCTGGCCTCTTGGTGACACCGGGACTCATCGATCAGCACAACCACTTCAACGGAGCTGGAGGCGAGGGAGGCCCGGCCTTCCGAACCCCTCCGGCCCAGCTTTCCTCCTTTGTACGGGCTGGAATCACCGGGGCTGTCGGGCTCTTGGGTACCGACGGTTTCTCCCGATCCCTAACAGAGCTTCTGGCCAAGGCCCGAGGTCTGGAGGTCGAAGGCTTGAGCACCTGGATCTACACAGGCTCCTACCAGATCCCATCACCCACGATCACCGGTTCAGTGGGACGAGATCTCACCGTGATCGATAAAGTGATCGGTGTCAAAATAGCCCTCTCCGATCATCGGAGCCCCCACCCCACGACGGACGAGCTCCGACGCCTTATATCGGATGTTCGGGTTGCCGGACTTCTTTCGGGCAAACCTGGGGTGGTCTGTATCCACATGGGGTCTGAACCCTCCATGCTGGAGCCTCTTCGAGAGGCTCTGTCTGGTCTGGATATCCCGTGGCGTCATCTTCTGCCCACACACGTGAGCCGTACCAAAGAGCTGCTGGCAGACGCAATCCGCCTGGTAAAAGACGGCGGCTACGCCGACATCACTGCGGATAAAAAAACCCCGGCCGCGATTGAGTCCTTCGTCCGCGCCGGAGCCGACATGGAGCGGGTGACCCTGAGTTCCGACGGTAACGGGAGCATGCCACGCTTCAGCGAACGAGGCGAATTTCTAGGTATGGGAATAGGATCGCCCGATTCGCTTCTTCGAGCGATTCGGACCACTCTTGAGGCCAAAATCGTCTCCCGAGAGACGGCCTTCTCGATGGTCACGGCCAACGTGGCCAAGCAACTGGGTTTGAACGGCAAAGGGCACATAGCTCCAGGATACCATGCTGACCTGGCCGTCTTGAGCCCCGAGCTGGAACTGTATCACCTGATTGGCAAAGGACAGTTCATGATGAAAAACAAAAAAATATTGAGAAGGGGCACGTTCGAAATTTAA
- a CDS encoding 3-methyladenine DNA glycosylase (responsible for recognizing base lesions in the genome and initiating base excision DNA repair), whose product MTPSIDKDLRRAEGRGTILPSRFYGRSCFTVARDLLGCVLESRIEGQLVSGRIVETEPYIGAYDRASHAWPMKKTPRTRAMFGPGGRAYVFFVYGMHHQLCAVTGPEGCPDAVLIRALKPLEGIAVMKRRRGQLLKRLCDGPGKLCAALAVTSAHYGSDLSDPSSPLIVREGEPVNDQDVLAASRVGVAYAGIYGTVPWRMYVRDCPWVSVTDKNAVPYRSLPVSVFGPQNE is encoded by the coding sequence ATGACGCCCTCTATCGACAAGGACTTGCGAAGAGCGGAGGGGCGAGGAACCATTCTACCATCTCGATTCTACGGTCGCTCCTGTTTTACTGTGGCTCGGGATCTTTTGGGATGTGTGTTGGAGAGCCGGATAGAGGGGCAGCTCGTTTCGGGGCGGATCGTGGAGACCGAGCCGTATATCGGAGCGTATGATCGGGCCAGTCATGCCTGGCCCATGAAGAAGACCCCCCGCACCAGGGCCATGTTCGGTCCTGGTGGGAGGGCCTATGTTTTTTTCGTCTACGGGATGCACCATCAACTCTGTGCTGTAACTGGTCCGGAAGGGTGCCCTGACGCCGTTCTTATACGGGCTCTGAAGCCCTTGGAAGGAATCGCCGTTATGAAGCGCCGCCGAGGACAGCTCCTGAAGCGACTTTGTGACGGTCCTGGTAAGCTCTGTGCGGCCTTGGCCGTGACCTCAGCCCACTATGGAAGCGACCTAAGCGACCCAAGTTCCCCTTTGATCGTTCGAGAGGGTGAGCCCGTAAATGATCAGGACGTTCTCGCAGCTTCCCGTGTCGGTGTCGCCTACGCAGGGATTTATGGAACGGTTCCCTGGCGGATGTACGTAAGGGACTGTCCCTGGGTGAGCGTTACGGACAAAAATGCTGTTCCGTATCGATCGTTGCCGGTCTCAGTTTTTGGTCCCCAGAATGAGTGA
- a CDS encoding ABC transporter ATP-binding protein — protein sequence MDRKPLLSIRGLQVSYGAIKALLGVDLDVYEGEIVSVIGANGAGKSTLMNAIMGDVPRQGGSISLNGDPLSFKSFQVVAQGVSLSPEGRRVFAPLTTEENLMMGAFPRKDRDEIKRTLHHVFDLFPRLKERRRQYAGTLSGGEQQMLAIGRALMSTPRVLLLDEPSLGLAPIIIKDIFQELKIINSEGMTILLVEQNARQALKLSHRAYVLQTGRVIMEGPSQELLVNPEVEAAYLGTGHH from the coding sequence ATGGACAGAAAACCTCTCCTGTCAATTCGGGGTCTACAGGTGAGCTATGGTGCTATCAAGGCACTTTTGGGCGTGGATCTGGACGTCTACGAGGGAGAGATCGTCTCGGTTATTGGAGCCAACGGTGCCGGTAAGTCTACCCTCATGAATGCCATCATGGGCGACGTGCCTCGTCAGGGGGGAAGCATCTCTCTGAACGGTGATCCTCTGTCATTTAAGAGCTTTCAGGTGGTGGCCCAAGGAGTTTCCCTGTCCCCGGAGGGACGACGGGTTTTCGCCCCCCTCACTACTGAGGAAAATCTTATGATGGGAGCCTTCCCCCGAAAGGATCGGGACGAGATCAAACGTACTCTGCATCACGTCTTCGATCTCTTCCCCAGGCTCAAGGAACGCCGCAGGCAGTACGCTGGAACCCTTTCTGGGGGAGAACAGCAGATGCTGGCCATCGGACGGGCTCTCATGTCCACCCCCCGGGTTTTGCTTCTGGACGAGCCCTCCCTTGGTTTGGCTCCTATCATCATCAAGGATATCTTCCAGGAACTCAAAATCATTAACAGCGAGGGAATGACCATCCTCTTAGTAGAACAGAATGCCCGTCAGGCCCTGAAACTCTCCCATAGGGCCTATGTCCTTCAGACGGGACGAGTGATCATGGAGGGGCCGTCTCAAGAGCTTCTGGTCAATCCCGAAGTTGAGGCCGCTTATCTGGGTACCGGACATCACTAA
- the livG gene encoding high-affinity branched-chain amino acid ABC transporter ATP-binding protein LivG (Part of the ABC transporter complexes LivFGHMJ and LivFGHMK involved in the high-affinity transport of branched-chain amino acids; LivFGHMK is specific for the transport of leucine, while LivFGHMJ is a transporter for leucine, isoleucine, and valine), with protein MTMALELDGLNKFFGGVHAVRDVSFSLQERELAGLIGPNGAGKTTIFNLITGVYPLDSGHVTVQDQDITGLQTCQAVGHGIARTFQNLRLFGGATVLENVMTAGQRHHGYSFFEAATHLGRWRSVERTIRDEAMELLERVELTKEADRMATTLPYGHQRRLEIARALALRPYLLLLDEPAAGMNPEEVQDLNSLIKGIHRDFDLTILVIEHHMELVMEICPHVVCLNFGAVIAEGSPEEIQGNPEVLKAYLGEEVE; from the coding sequence ATGACCATGGCCCTTGAGCTGGACGGATTGAACAAATTCTTCGGTGGGGTCCATGCTGTTCGGGACGTGTCGTTTTCCCTTCAAGAGCGAGAACTGGCCGGCCTCATCGGCCCTAATGGAGCGGGTAAAACCACCATTTTCAATCTCATTACTGGCGTCTACCCTCTGGACTCAGGGCATGTAACGGTCCAGGACCAAGATATCACTGGCCTCCAAACCTGTCAGGCTGTGGGGCATGGTATCGCCCGGACATTTCAGAACCTGCGGCTTTTCGGGGGTGCCACTGTTCTGGAGAATGTCATGACCGCTGGTCAGAGGCATCATGGATACTCATTCTTTGAGGCAGCCACCCACCTGGGACGGTGGCGATCCGTGGAGCGTACTATTCGGGACGAGGCCATGGAGCTCCTGGAACGGGTTGAATTGACAAAGGAAGCTGATCGTATGGCAACGACCTTACCTTACGGCCACCAGAGGCGCTTGGAGATAGCCCGGGCTTTGGCTCTTCGGCCTTACTTGCTTCTCCTGGACGAACCCGCTGCGGGCATGAACCCCGAGGAAGTGCAAGATCTGAACAGTCTCATCAAGGGAATACACCGGGATTTCGACCTGACTATCCTGGTCATTGAGCACCATATGGAACTGGTCATGGAGATATGTCCTCACGTGGTCTGCCTTAATTTCGGTGCTGTCATTGCTGAGGGCTCCCCCGAGGAGATTCAGGGTAATCCTGAGGTCCTCAAAGCCTATCTTGGCGAGGAGGTCGAGTGA
- a CDS encoding branched-chain amino acid ABC transporter permease → MSAYMEGILILLLINAMAAMGVSLLTGFTGIFTLGHAAYLALGAYTTAILTLDYGVAWFPAVLAGGGVAMLVGCLIGIPTLKLMGDYYAIVSIGLAESIRLILENWQSLTNGARGLAGIDTFTTLPVAFGFFVVLAVFAFCLIDGRLGRALKACRDDHVAAALLGFNVARIRVISLSISALYCGLAGGLFAGFISFIQPMMFDMLKSTEMTAVVVFGGLGSMSGCILGTSVITLVTELFRPISQYRMLIYGLVLVLVMVLRPEGMMGQMEFRGLLRRIFRKGGDRS, encoded by the coding sequence ATGTCTGCGTATATGGAGGGCATCCTTATCCTCTTGCTCATCAACGCCATGGCAGCTATGGGCGTCTCCCTTCTTACCGGATTTACAGGTATCTTCACTCTTGGGCATGCGGCCTATCTGGCTTTGGGTGCATACACCACGGCTATCCTCACCTTGGACTACGGAGTTGCCTGGTTTCCTGCGGTTTTAGCCGGAGGGGGCGTGGCTATGCTCGTAGGTTGTCTCATTGGGATACCAACCCTCAAGCTTATGGGAGACTATTACGCCATCGTGTCCATCGGTCTGGCCGAATCCATCCGGCTCATTTTGGAGAACTGGCAGAGCCTCACCAATGGCGCTCGAGGGCTGGCTGGGATCGATACTTTCACTACGTTGCCTGTGGCTTTTGGGTTTTTTGTGGTTCTGGCAGTGTTTGCCTTCTGTCTTATCGATGGTCGTTTAGGCCGGGCTTTGAAAGCCTGCCGGGACGATCACGTGGCTGCGGCTCTTTTGGGTTTCAACGTGGCCCGGATCAGGGTCATCAGCCTGTCCATCTCGGCCTTGTACTGTGGCTTGGCTGGTGGACTTTTTGCTGGATTTATCTCCTTCATTCAACCCATGATGTTCGACATGCTCAAGTCTACCGAGATGACCGCTGTAGTCGTCTTTGGTGGACTTGGGTCCATGAGTGGCTGTATTTTGGGGACGTCGGTCATCACTCTTGTCACAGAGCTCTTCCGGCCAATATCCCAGTATCGGATGCTCATCTATGGTCTTGTGTTGGTGCTTGTCATGGTTCTCCGGCCCGAGGGGATGATGGGGCAGATGGAGTTTCGGGGTCTCCTTCGCCGTATCTTCAGAAAGGGCGGTGATCGGTCATGA
- a CDS encoding branched-chain amino acid ABC transporter permease, giving the protein MATFVQQVINGLSLGSIYALIAVGYSLVYSILMFSNFAHGGFLIIGGYLCYFLLKSAGANIWLAGLGALVGAGFSAVLTERLAYRPIRERTSITLYLLIASMGMSIVIENIFVIVAGGRFRALPPVIPTSPVHLFGTATTSALDLISLATAFIFLGGLQIFLSRTKWGLAIRAAACDLPVAGLMGVNTGKLISLVFFVSGLLAAVGGIFLSVRYTLYPQLGMITIKAFVAAVIGGLGSLPGAVLGSMILGLSEMLTAGFFSSQLRDLVVFALLVFTLIVRPSGLFGKDIQEKV; this is encoded by the coding sequence GTGGCAACATTTGTGCAACAGGTGATCAACGGGCTGTCTTTGGGCTCTATCTACGCTCTGATCGCTGTCGGTTACTCCTTGGTGTACTCAATATTGATGTTTTCAAACTTCGCCCATGGTGGATTTCTCATAATTGGAGGGTATTTGTGCTACTTTCTCCTAAAATCGGCCGGAGCTAATATTTGGCTTGCTGGTCTGGGGGCCTTGGTTGGAGCTGGTTTTTCTGCTGTGCTTACCGAGCGACTGGCCTATAGGCCCATACGGGAGCGGACCTCCATCACTTTGTACCTCCTCATCGCTTCCATGGGTATGAGTATCGTTATTGAAAATATATTCGTTATCGTGGCGGGGGGGCGTTTTCGGGCTCTGCCACCGGTGATCCCGACCTCGCCCGTTCATCTCTTTGGTACAGCGACCACCAGTGCCCTGGACCTGATATCCCTGGCGACGGCTTTCATTTTTTTGGGGGGACTACAGATATTTCTCTCTCGAACGAAGTGGGGGCTGGCTATTCGTGCTGCGGCCTGCGATCTTCCGGTCGCTGGCCTCATGGGAGTCAATACGGGTAAGCTTATATCCCTGGTTTTCTTCGTCTCTGGGCTTCTGGCTGCTGTGGGGGGGATTTTCCTCTCGGTTCGGTACACTCTGTATCCCCAGCTGGGGATGATCACCATCAAGGCCTTTGTCGCAGCGGTCATCGGTGGTCTTGGTTCTCTGCCTGGTGCTGTGCTAGGGAGTATGATCTTAGGCCTCTCCGAGATGTTGACTGCTGGCTTTTTCTCCAGTCAGCTTCGGGATTTAGTCGTCTTCGCCCTGTTGGTTTTTACCTTGATCGTTCGGCCCAGCGGGCTGTTCGGTAAAGACATCCAGGAGAAGGTGTAG
- a CDS encoding ABC transporter substrate-binding protein: MGAMAGEAIKIGYLAALTGDWAAYGQTEKRTAELAVNEINSKGGIDGKKIELIVYDFRGRQEDAVNAVRRLIEEDNVSAIVGSNASGINIATAALVNRGKVPQIGTVSTNPMVTVDRRGKVRPYSFRICFTDPYQGKLIAWFAAKELGKTKAAVLYDIASDYAQGLREFFIKSFKNYGGETVADEAFKGGQDVDFRAQLTKIRDSGADVLVLPNMGKEMALIMKQARELGMNDLVFVGGDGYAEFMWEIAGDAMENSYWINHVSPSDPSMAKFFADYKATYNDQCKEFVNGILGYDAMYWLFDAIDRADSDDPVKIAQALATTKELQLHHAVITMDEFHNPLDKDGIVLVAKEGRGQFFKKIRPE; encoded by the coding sequence ATGGGAGCCATGGCGGGAGAGGCCATTAAAATCGGTTATCTGGCGGCGCTGACCGGTGATTGGGCGGCTTACGGCCAGACCGAGAAACGCACGGCTGAGCTGGCCGTGAATGAGATCAACTCTAAGGGTGGTATCGACGGCAAAAAAATCGAGCTCATCGTGTACGATTTTCGGGGGCGTCAGGAAGATGCTGTAAATGCCGTCCGTCGTCTCATAGAGGAGGACAACGTCTCAGCCATTGTGGGCTCCAACGCCAGCGGCATCAACATCGCCACGGCGGCGCTGGTAAATCGGGGCAAGGTGCCCCAGATCGGAACGGTCTCCACCAATCCCATGGTCACAGTGGACCGCAGAGGCAAGGTTCGTCCGTACAGTTTCCGAATCTGCTTCACCGATCCGTATCAGGGCAAGTTGATCGCCTGGTTTGCTGCAAAAGAACTGGGTAAAACCAAGGCGGCCGTGCTCTACGATATCGCCAGCGACTACGCTCAGGGGCTTCGGGAATTCTTCATCAAAAGCTTCAAGAACTACGGTGGAGAGACCGTAGCTGACGAGGCATTCAAGGGCGGTCAGGACGTGGATTTTCGTGCGCAACTTACCAAGATCAGGGACTCTGGAGCCGATGTGCTGGTCCTGCCTAACATGGGCAAGGAGATGGCTCTCATCATGAAACAAGCTCGGGAGCTTGGTATGAACGATCTCGTCTTCGTAGGTGGCGATGGATACGCTGAGTTTATGTGGGAGATCGCTGGAGACGCTATGGAAAACTCCTATTGGATCAACCACGTATCACCAAGCGATCCCAGCATGGCCAAGTTCTTTGCTGACTACAAAGCTACATATAACGACCAATGTAAGGAATTCGTCAACGGCATCCTGGGATATGACGCCATGTACTGGCTTTTTGACGCTATCGATAGGGCAGATTCGGACGATCCTGTGAAGATCGCTCAGGCTTTGGCTACCACAAAGGAATTACAGCTTCATCACGCTGTCATCACCATGGACGAGTTCCACAACCCCTTGGACAAAGACGGGATCGTCCTTGTCGCCAAAGAGGGTCGAGGACAGTTCTTTAAGAAAATCAGACCCGAATAG
- a CDS encoding cystathionine beta-lyase: MQTYDFDQIVDRRGTNCTKWDGMKEVFGREDLTALWVADMDFKAPPQIIEALQNRVEHGIFGYTRYSDGWYDAFIDWVNRRHNWEIERHWITHSPGIVTAMALTLKALTEPGDSVVIQPPVYHHFEEQIRLNGREPVLNPLLYKDGRFVMDLDDLDEKLRGARGLLLCSPHNPAGRVWTEGDLSAVADLCLRHNVILISDEIHSDVVYSGFRHHPIASLSPEIARRSVTFMAPSKTFNIAGFKTSAVVIPDADLKARYDRLAEAMSLEGGTCMAVNAFEAAYRYGEPWLKALLRYLEGNLDEVETTLRKRIPFITLVRPEGTYVPLVDFRSLKKEPEALQRFLLDAGVAMNSGAMFGSGGEGFARLNIATPRALLREGLDKIVRAVSALR; encoded by the coding sequence ATGCAGACATACGATTTTGATCAAATCGTGGATCGGCGAGGGACCAACTGTACCAAGTGGGATGGCATGAAGGAAGTCTTCGGTCGTGAGGATCTGACGGCTTTGTGGGTAGCCGACATGGATTTCAAGGCTCCACCTCAGATAATAGAGGCGTTGCAAAATAGAGTGGAGCATGGGATCTTTGGCTACACTCGCTACTCTGACGGATGGTACGATGCCTTTATAGATTGGGTCAATCGCCGTCATAACTGGGAGATCGAGCGACATTGGATTACGCACTCGCCGGGGATCGTTACCGCCATGGCTCTGACCCTGAAGGCTCTGACCGAGCCGGGAGATTCTGTCGTTATCCAGCCACCGGTCTATCATCACTTTGAGGAACAGATTCGGTTGAACGGTCGGGAGCCTGTCCTGAACCCTCTGCTCTACAAAGATGGTCGCTTCGTTATGGATTTAGATGATTTAGACGAGAAACTTCGGGGTGCCAGGGGGCTGCTCTTGTGCAGTCCTCACAACCCGGCAGGTCGGGTGTGGACTGAGGGTGATTTGTCAGCTGTGGCGGATCTTTGTCTGCGTCATAACGTGATCCTTATCAGCGATGAAATTCATTCCGACGTCGTTTACAGCGGCTTTCGTCACCATCCCATAGCATCGCTCTCCCCCGAGATCGCCCGGCGTTCCGTGACCTTCATGGCTCCGAGCAAAACCTTCAATATCGCGGGATTCAAGACGTCGGCCGTCGTTATTCCCGATGCGGACTTGAAAGCACGCTATGATCGCTTGGCCGAGGCCATGAGCCTGGAGGGGGGAACCTGTATGGCTGTTAATGCCTTCGAGGCCGCTTACCGTTACGGCGAACCCTGGCTTAAGGCCTTGCTTCGGTATCTGGAGGGTAACCTTGACGAGGTGGAGACCACGCTCAGAAAGCGCATTCCTTTCATTACTTTGGTTCGTCCCGAGGGAACCTACGTGCCATTGGTGGACTTTCGATCCTTGAAAAAAGAACCCGAGGCTCTTCAACGTTTCCTTCTGGATGCTGGTGTGGCCATGAACAGCGGCGCCATGTTCGGCTCAGGAGGGGAGGGGTTCGCCAGGCTTAACATTGCTACGCCTAGAGCTCTGTTACGGGAGGGCTTGGATAAGATCGTCAGGGCGGTTTCCGCCCTGAGATGA